Genomic segment of Kibdelosporangium phytohabitans:
AACGCTGGCGCAGCGCCTTGCACACGTCGGTGCCGCTCATGCCCGGCAGCATCAGGTCGAGCAGCACGATGTCGGCACCGTTGCGGTCGAACTCCTCGAGCGCCTGCTGGCCGGTGCCCGCCACGGCCGCGGTGAAGCCCTCCTTGCGCAGCAGGAAGGCAAGGGGGTCGGCGAAGGACTCCTCGTCCTCGACAATGAGAACCCTCGTCACAGCGCTCCTCCAGTTTCGATTTCCGCACTCGGCGCGGGTACCCGCGCGAGAACCTTGTCCCCGTTGACCCGTCGTGCCGGGATCCGCAGGGTGAACGTGGAGCCCGTCCCCGGTTTGCTCCACAGCTTGACCTCGCCGCCGTGGTTGGCGGCGACGTGCTTGACGATCGCGAGGCCGAGCCCGGTGCCGCCGGTCACGCGTGAGCGGGCCTTGTCGACCCGGTAGAAGCGCTCGAACACGCGCTGCTGGTGTTCGTCGGCGATGCCGATACCGCGGTCGGTCACGGCGATCTCGACATACCCGTCGTGCATCCGCCTGCTGATCGACACCGGGCTGCCGGGCGACGAGTAGGCGACGGCGTTCTCGAGGAGGTTGCTCAGCGCGGTGACCAGCAGGGTGCGGTCGCCGTCGACGAGCAGCCCGCTGGCCTCGTCGGTGGCGATGTCCACACCGCTGTGCTCCAGCGTGAGCGTGGTCCTGCCGAGCGCCTCCTGCACGACACCGTCCACGTCGACCGAGTTCAGCTCGGGCAGTTTCTCCGCGCCGGTCAGCCGCGACAGCGCGATCAGCTCGGTGACGAGCGTGCCGAGCCGGGTCGCCTCGCGCAGGATCTTGCTGCCGAAGCTGCGGACCTGGTCGACGTCGTCGGTCGCGTCCAGCAGCGCCTCGGCGAGCAGGGCCATCGCGCCGACCGGGGTCTTGAGCTCGTGGCTGACGTTGGCGACGAAGTCGCGCCTGGTCGCCTCCAGCCGGACGGACTCGGACTCGTCGGACGCGTCCACCACTGTGAAGCCGTCGACCAGCGGCCGGACCTCGGCGCGGACGGCCGCGGGCTGCCTGCCCCGCGTCTCCAGCGGCGTCAGGTCGACCTCGACGGACTCGCCGGTCTCGGCGACGCCCTCGGCGGCCTTGCGGGCCCGGTCGTCGAGTCTGTTGTTGGACACGACGCCGAGTTCGGCCGCTCGGGGGTTGTAGAGGACGACTCCGCCGAACGGGTTCACGACAGCTACGCCGTTGTGGGAGTCATGGACGA
This window contains:
- a CDS encoding sensor histidine kinase, which produces MTAPAYLALSICALLIGGIVGYLVGRARSRTAARKPSGPTVADLIQRLVHDSHNGVAVVNPFGGVVLYNPRAAELGVVSNNRLDDRARKAAEGVAETGESVEVDLTPLETRGRQPAAVRAEVRPLVDGFTVVDASDESESVRLEATRRDFVANVSHELKTPVGAMALLAEALLDATDDVDQVRSFGSKILREATRLGTLVTELIALSRLTGAEKLPELNSVDVDGVVQEALGRTTLTLEHSGVDIATDEASGLLVDGDRTLLVTALSNLLENAVAYSSPGSPVSISRRMHDGYVEIAVTDRGIGIADEHQQRVFERFYRVDKARSRVTGGTGLGLAIVKHVAANHGGEVKLWSKPGTGSTFTLRIPARRVNGDKVLARVPAPSAEIETGGAL